The nucleotide window TACTGGAACAGCCAGCCGGACTTACTGGAGCAGAGACGGGCTGAGGTGGACACGTTCTGCCGACACAACTACGGGGTGGCGGCAGCCTCTTTCGTTGTGGGGAGGAAAGGTGAGTGTGTGGCAGAACATCTCCCCGGGGACAGACACAACCCAGTCCCGGGCTGGCAGGAGGGCACAGCGTGTCCGTGCTGTGTTTTTTGGGCACCCCCTGCACCCGTGCATGACACGAGTCCCTTGTACCCTCCCTGCGTGGGGACcgcagggacagccctgggctgggctgggtggtcccagtgctgtcccagcccctccagctctCTCTCCCGCAGTCCAGCCCAAGGTGGAAATCTACCCCATGCAGTCGAGCTCCCTGCCCCAGACCGACAGGCTGGTTTGCTACGTGACGGGGTTTTACCCCGCGGAGATTGAGGTGAAGTGGTTCAAGAACGGGCAGGAGGAGACGGAGCACGTGGTGTCCACGGACGTGATCCAGAACGGAGACTGGACCTACCAGGTGCTGGTGTTTCTGGAAACCACCCCCCAGCGCGGGGAGACCTACACGTGCCAGGTGGAGCACGTCAGCCTGGAGCGCCCGGTCACCCAGCTCTGGGGTAAGGTCCCGCCCTGCCCGGCAccctggggtggggaggggatggggacgggccccccagccctgacccGCTGCTCTCGGCCCCGCAGAGCTGCAGGCGGACGGCGCCAGGAGCAAGATGCTGACGGGGGTGGGCGGCTTCGTGCTGGGGCTCATCTTCCTGGCGCTGGGGCTCTTCCTCTACATGCGCAAGAAGGTGAGTGtgggggtgctggctggggggtccccggggttTGGGGTGTCTCCTGTGTGCGGGGGGGCTGCCCCTGCTGCGGCACTGACCTTGTCTCTGTGTTTCAGGGCACCGcgctccccaggctgcaggtaACGTCCGGCTCCCCCCGCCCTGGCCGGAgccccctccatccccccagTTGCTGatttctcccctttccccccccatAGGGCTCCTGAAGTGGCTGCAGCCCCCCCCGATCTGCACCGTCACCACTGCCCAGCACTGGTCCCagcccccccgacccccccagcccactctgggctcccccacccccaccGCTGCTGCCGCCTCCCCCGGAG belongs to Caloenas nicobarica isolate bCalNic1 chromosome 35, bCalNic1.hap1, whole genome shotgun sequence and includes:
- the LOC136000833 gene encoding class II histocompatibility antigen, B-L beta chain-like; translation: MAAGRVLGAAAVLVALVVLGAPPARGQETSGFFQHLGEAECQFTNGTEQVRFVQRYLYNRQQLVHFDSDLGIFVADTPLGEPEAKYWNSQPDLLEQRRAEVDTFCRHNYGVAAASFVVGRKVQPKVEIYPMQSSSLPQTDRLVCYVTGFYPAEIEVKWFKNGQEETEHVVSTDVIQNGDWTYQVLVFLETTPQRGETYTCQVEHVSLERPVTQLWELQADGARSKMLTGVGGFVLGLIFLALGLFLYMRKKGTALPRLQGS